The Paenibacillus yonginensis genome segment TTAAGGAGTTCGAGAAGCAGAAGCTGGAATTTTATAATGAAGAGGATTGGCTGAACCAATACGTGATGGGGGAATCTCGGGACGGCCTTTACACCCGAGTACCGCTCACCTCGATTTCTATCGCCGTAGTGACAAACCGGTCAAGGTCCTATAGGCATATGGACGAAGTGGTGGAAGAAGCCACACGGATTAAGAAGATTTGCAAGTCTACCCCGGGGAGCGTCAGTTATGCCGATGATGAGGTTGTTGCCCACAGCCCGGGTGTGCAGACGCTGAATGGAAAGAAATGAAGTTTAATTACGCATTGCTGTTCCTTGCGAGCAGGAGAGCTTGGAGTAGAACAGATTGAACCCGGTGTGTTCATCCAATTCGTTGTTCTGTGATACACTTTCATCAAGAATAGGATTAAATTCAAAGACGGCGGAGGGTGAGAAACAATGCAGATTGAAATTATAAAAGCAAACCCCGATCATCTTCAGCCATTAATGAGCATGATTGGCCGGGTTGTCCGGATAATGAATGATGGCGGCAACGAACAGTGGGGGGCAGATTATCCGGCCGAGGATATTATTGCAGAGGATATAAACAGCCAGACGATGTATATTGCGGCAGGGGAGAATGGCCAGGTACTAGGCATGATGGTGCTTGATGAGAATCAGGATGATCAATATGCAGGAATCGACTGGCAGCAGAAGCAGGGCCCGAACCTGATTATGCACCGGCTGGCGGTAGATCCGAATGCGCAGGGACAGGGCATTGCCAGCAAGCTGATTGCTTTTGCCGA includes the following:
- a CDS encoding GNAT family N-acetyltransferase, which produces MQIEIIKANPDHLQPLMSMIGRVVRIMNDGGNEQWGADYPAEDIIAEDINSQTMYIAAGENGQVLGMMVLDENQDDQYAGIDWQQKQGPNLIMHRLAVDPNAQGQGIASKLIAFAERYALENGYRSLRLDTYEKNRTAQGLYLKLGYEIRGKINYPGREADFPVFEKVLRQA